Part of the Liberibacter crescens BT-1 genome is shown below.
GGGGTTATTTTTATCCTGTTGAGAAAAAGGAAAAAATGATTGATAATTTACGGGCTGTCTTGATGAGACCTGGATTTACACATGAAGAGCTTACTGTATTACGGGGAGTAATTTCTTCATTGGATCGTTTTTCTGAAAATTTTCCACGAGGAGACAGAAGATTATAAGGATTACATCTATTGATAATAAAACCTGATTGCCAGAAACCAGTTCTTATATTTGATAGTGGTATTGGTGGGTTAACTGTATTTAAAGAAGTGCGGATTCTTGTTCCTGACTATAATTTTATTTATATTGCTGATGATAGTGCTTTTCCTTATGGAAAATGGGAAGATGATCAATTAAAACAACATCTTATCTCTCTTTTTTCAAAAATTTTTGAACAATATGACCCAGTACTATGCATTATTGCTTGTAATACTGCTTTTACACTTGTTGGCGCTGATTTGCGTGCTAAATTTCCATTAATACCTTTTGTTGGTACAGTTCCAGCAATCAAACCTGCTGCCGAGCGAACTTTATCTGGGTTTGTTTCTGTACTTTCAACAGCTGGAACAATCAGGCGTGCCTATACGCATGATTTAATCCAGTCTTTTGCTTCAAAATGCAATGTTCAGCTTGTTGGTTCTAAAAATCTTGCCTCTATAGTTGAAGATTTTATACGAGGTAAGCCTATTGACGATGAAGAGATTAGATCTGAAATCCATGATTGTTTCGTTGAACAAGGAAAATGTCGAACAGATATTATTGTACTTGCCTGTACACATTATCCTTTTATTATCAACATTTTACGTCGTCTTGCT
Proteins encoded:
- the murI gene encoding glutamate racemase encodes the protein MIIKPDCQKPVLIFDSGIGGLTVFKEVRILVPDYNFIYIADDSAFPYGKWEDDQLKQHLISLFSKIFEQYDPVLCIIACNTAFTLVGADLRAKFPLIPFVGTVPAIKPAAERTLSGFVSVLSTAGTIRRAYTHDLIQSFASKCNVQLVGSKNLASIVEDFIRGKPIDDEEIRSEIHDCFVEQGKCRTDIIVLACTHYPFIINILRRLAFWPVDWLDPADAIARRVRSLLPRIASEQITSCREIALFTSGIPDFSVQRFMQGFGFNIKKKHSINSIDS